From a region of the Nyctibius grandis isolate bNycGra1 chromosome 10, bNycGra1.pri, whole genome shotgun sequence genome:
- the SMIM3 gene encoding small integral membrane protein 3 — protein MDLPDPADPAMPKHILDIWVIVLIILATILIMTALVLCPATAVVIYRVRTHPTRNGIV, from the coding sequence ATGGACCTCCCTGACCCCGCAGATCCCGCCATGCCCAAGCACATCCTGGACATCTGGGTCATCGTCTTGATCATCCTGGCCACCATCCTCATCATGACGGCCTTGGTGCTCTGCCCGGCCACTGCCGTCGTCATCTACCGGGTACGGACTCACCCCACGCGCAATGGCATCGTCTGA
- the DCTN4 gene encoding dynactin subunit 4 — protein sequence MTHDGGGGRPAAKMASLLQSERVLYLVRGEKALRAPLSQLYFCRYCSELRSLECVSHEVDSHYCPSCLENMPSAEAKLKKNRCANCFDCPCCMHTLSTRATSIPAPLPDDPAKTTMKKAYYLACGFCRWTSRDVGMADKSVASGGWQEPENPHTQRINKLVEYYQQLAQKEKIERDRKKLVRRRNYMPLAFSDKYGLGTRLQRQRPGAPISALAGLSLKEGEDQKEIKIEPADAVEEVEPLPEDYYTRPINLTEVTTLHQRLLQPDFQPICASQLYPRHKHLLIKRSLRCRKCEHNLSKPEFNPTSIKFKIQLVAVNYIPEVRIMSIPNLRYMKESQVLLTLTNPVENITHVTLLECEEGDPDNINSTAKVAVPPKELILAGKDAAAEYDELAEPQDFQDDPDVIAFRKANKVGVFIKVTPQKEEGEVTVSFKMKHEFKNLTAPIRSSEEGDHTSEVIWLTHHVELSLGPVLP from the exons ATGACGCatgacggcggcggcggccgccccgctGCGAAGATGGCGTCGCTGCTGCAGTCGGAGCGGGTGCTGTACCTGGTGCGCGGCGAGAAGGCGCTGCGGGCGCCGCTGTCGCAGCTGTACTTCTGCCGGTACTGCAGCGAGCTCCGCTCCCTGGAGTGCGTCTCGCACGAG GTGGACTCTCACTactgccccagctgcctggaAAACATGCCGTCGGCCGAAGCCAAGCTGAAAAAGAATAG GTGTGCTAACTGCTTTGACTGCCCCTGCTGCATGCACACTCTTTCCACCCGGGCCACGAGCattcctgctcctcttcctgACGACCCAGCCAAGACTACCATGAAGAAAGCGTATTACTTGGCCTGTGGATTTTGCCGCTGGACTTCTCGGGATGTCGGCATGGCAGACAAGTCTGTCG CTAGTGGTGGCTGGCAGGAGCCGGAGAATCCTCACACACAGAGG ATTAACAAACTGGTTGAGTATTACCAGCAGTTggctcagaaagaaaagatcgAGCGGGACCGAAAGAAGCTGGTGCGACGCCGAAACTACATGCCCCTGGCCTTTTCG GACAAATACGGCCTTGGAACCAGGCTGCAACGCCAGAGGCCCGGCGCACCCATCAGTGCCCTCGCTGGACTCTC GCTGAAAGAAGGGGAGGACCAGAAGGAGATCAAGATTGAGCCAGCTGATGCAGTGGAAGAAGTGGAACCTCTTCCTGAGGATTACTACACAAGACCAATCAATCTGACAGAAG TGACGACTCTGCACCAGCGTCTGCTGCAGCCTGACTTCCAGCCGATCTGTGCTTCCCAGCTCTACCCACGGCACAAGCACCTCCTGATCAAACGCTCGCTGCGCTGTCGG AAATGTGAACATAACCTGAGCAAACCAGAATTCAATCCAACATCTATCAAATTCAAGATCCAGCTGGTTGCTGT TAACTACATCCCTGAAGTGAGAATCATGTCTATTCCCAACCTGCGCTACATGAAg GAGAGCCAAGTCCTTCTGACTCTGACCAATCCAGTGGAGAACATCACGCACGTCACACTGCTGGAGTGCGAGGAGGGAGACCCTGACAACATCAACAGCACTGCCAAG GTGGCGGTTCCTCCCAAGGAGCTTATTCTGGCTGGCAAAGATGCTGCGGCGGAATATGATGAGCTGGCAGAGCCTCAAGACTTCCAGGATGACCCTGA TGTTATTGCCTTCAGAAAAGCCAATAAGGTAGGAGTTTTCATCAAGGTCACCCCACAGAAAGAAGAGGGCGAAGTGACCGTGAGTTTCAAGATGAAGCACGAGTTTAAAAACCTCACTGCTCCAATCCGGTCCAGCGAGGAAGGCGATCATACCTCTGAGGTCATCTGGCTCACCCATCACGTGGAGCTCAGCCTTGGCCCGGTGCTCCCATAA
- the RBM22 gene encoding pre-mRNA-splicing factor RBM22, protein MSTSLGSNTYNRQNWEDADFPILCQTCLGENPYIRMTKEKYGKECKICARPFTVFRWCPGVRMRFKKTEVCQTCSKLKNVCQTCLLDLEYGLPIQVRDAGLSLKDEMPKSDVNKEYYTQNMEREISNSDGTRPVGALGKATSTSDMLLKLARTTPYYKRNRPHICSFWVKGECKRGEECPYRHEKPTDPDDPLADQNIKDRYYGINDPVADKLLKRASTMPRLDPPDDKTITTLYVGGLGDTITESDLRNHFYQFGEIRTITVVQRQQCAFIQFATRQAAEVAAEKSFNKLIVNGRRLNVKWGRSQAARGKEKDKEGTTESGIKLEPVPGLPGALPPPPAAEEEASANYFNLPPSGPPAVVNIALPPPPGIAPPPPPGFGPHMFHAMGPPPPFMRAPGPIHYPSQDPQRMGAHAGKHSSP, encoded by the exons ATGTCGACATCGCTGGGCTCCAACACCTACAACCGGCAGAACTGGGAGGACGCG GATTTCCCTATTCTGTGCCAGACATGTCTTGGAGAAAACCCTTATATTCGAATG accaaagaaaaatatggaaaagaatGCAAg atTTGTGCCAGGCCCTTCACCGTGTTCCGCTGGTGCCCTGGGGTTCGTATGCgtttcaagaaaacagaagtgtgcCAGACGTGCAGCAAGCTGAAGAATGTCTGTCAAACCTGTCTGCTTGACCTGGAATATG GTTTGCCTATTCAAGTCCGGGATGCAGGACTCTCCCTGAAGGATGAAATGCCCAAGTCTGACGTCAATAAAGAGTATTACACCCAGAACATGGAACGAGAG ATATCCAATTCTGATGGCACTAGACCAGTTGGTGCGCTAGGAAAAGCTACTTCCACCAGCGACATGCTGCTGAAGCTGGCTCGGACCACTCCTTACTATAAACGTAACCGTCCTCACATCTGTTCTTTCTGGGTAAAAGGAGAAtgcaagagaggagaggagtgtCCCTACAG ACATGAGAAACCTACAGATCCAGACGATCCTCTGGCTGATCAGAACATCAAAGATCGTTACTATGGAATTAATGATCCTGTGGCTGATAAACTTCTGAAACGAGCATCAACCATGCCTCGCCTAGACCCCCCTGATGACAAGACTATTACTACGCTGTATGTTGGAGGGCTTGGAGATACTATCACTGAATCGGATCTCAG aaaTCACTTCTACCAGTTTGGGGAGATTCGGACGATAACTGTAGTGCAGAGGCAACAGTGTGCTTTCATCCAGTTTGCCACCCGGCAAGCTGCGGAGGTGGCTGCCGAGAAGTCCTTCAACAAACTCATCGTCAATGGTCGCAGGCTCAATGTCAAATGGGGCAG GTCCCAGgcagcaagaggaaaagaaaaggacaaggaaGGTACTACAGAATCCGGGATAAAGCTGGAGCCGGTTCCAGGACTTCCCGGAG ctctcccgcctcctccagctgcagaggaggaggctTCTGCAAATTACTTCAACCTACCTCCAAGTGGCCCTCCAGCCGTGGTTAACATTGCCTTGCCACCTCCTCCTGGCATTGCTCCGCCACCACCTCCAG GTTTCGGACCGCACATGTTCCACGCCATGGGGCCCCCGCCTCCCTTCATGAGAGCCCCAGGCCCCATCCACTACCCGTCTCAAGATCCCCAGAGGATGGGTGCCCACGCGGGAAAGCACAGCAGCCCCTAG